From a single Fusarium pseudograminearum CS3096 chromosome 2, whole genome shotgun sequence genomic region:
- the BDM1 gene encoding BDM1 translates to MSTAAQEEFNDLVAKNTHRETLHPEDRDDPDFKDIQDLSEEDLFRNAQIDNAMRMPTVDRLTGAGASEIKLPPVSFDNGRATGVKGVIADARNYEAARKNKWRHRVRTARNSIFGIESAPPAKSDTDSSEDDAKSDADEEAFLAEWRESRRRELESEASRSVRNNRRTSPSVRIYGRLDEVDALGYLDAIEKVSRETTVVVFVYDHECEVSATIEQALMPIVKANPEVHFVKVHYEEIEFDNAAVPAILGYRNQGDLFANLTGLIEMIPDDETFGTSSLRQLFQKHTIL, encoded by the exons atgtcaaCTGCTGCTCAAGAAGAATTCAACGACCTGGTCGCCAAGAACACACACCGCGAAACCCTCCACCCAGAGGACCGTGACGACCCCGACTTCAAAGATATTCAAGACCTCTCCGAAGAAGACCTATTCCGCAACGCACAAATCGACAACGCAATGCGCATGCCTACTGTTGATCGCCTCACCGGCGCTGGCGCCTCTGAGATCAAGCTTCCTCCTGTCTCCTTCGACAACGGTCGTGCTACCGGCGTCAAGGGCGTCATTGCCGACGCACGAAACTATGAGGCTGCTCGCAAGAACAAGTGGAGACACCGCGTCCGCACTGCCCGCAACAGCATTTTCGGCATCGAGTCTGCTCCTCCCGCCAAGAGTGATACCGATAGCAGCGAGGATGACGCCAAGAGCGACGCTGACGAGGAAGCTTTCCTTGCTGAGTGGAGAGAGAGCCGTCGACGTGAGCTCGAGAGCGAGGCTAGCCGATCTGTCAGAAACAACCGAAGAACAAGTCCTAGTGTACGCATATATGGCCGGCTAGATGAGGTGGATGCTCTTGGATACCTCGACGCCATTGAGAAGGTTTCAAGAGAAACAACTGTCGTTGTCTTTGTGTATGACCACGAG TGTGAGGTTTCTGCCACTATCGAGCAAGCACTTATGCCTATTGTCAAGGCCAACCCCGAGGTTCACTTTGTCAAGGTCCACTATGAGGAGATCGAGTTCGACAACGCTGCCGTACCCGCAATCCTGGGGTACCGAAACCAGGGCGATCTCTTCGCCAATCTAACGGGTCTGATTGAGATGATCCCTGACGACGAGACCTTCGGTACCTCGTCGTTGAGACAACTCTTCCAAAAACACACTATCCTATAG